The proteins below come from a single Saccharopolyspora sp. SCSIO 74807 genomic window:
- a CDS encoding sigma-70 family RNA polymerase sigma factor yields the protein MTVPQTNHPTDVSVEADLDGQGPSADLVRVYLNGIGRTALLSAQEEVDLAKRIEAGVFAKHVLDTESNVAPERRSDLRAVVRDGRTAKNHLMEANLRLVVSLAKRYTGRGMPLLDLIQEGNLGLIRAVEKFDYTKGFKFSTYATWWIRQAITRGMADQSRTIRLPVHLVEQVNKLARIKRDLHQKLGREATDDELAAESGLATEKVVDLLDHSRDPVSLDMPVGAEEDAPLGDFIEDAESADAENAVISGFLQDDLRRVLSTLEERETAVIRMRYGLEDGQPRTLDQIGKAFGLSRERVRQIEREVMSKLRQGDRADRLRAYAS from the coding sequence ATGACCGTCCCGCAGACCAACCACCCCACCGATGTCTCCGTCGAGGCGGACCTCGACGGCCAGGGGCCGTCGGCCGACCTGGTCCGGGTCTACCTCAACGGCATCGGGCGCACCGCGCTGCTGTCCGCGCAGGAGGAGGTCGACCTCGCCAAGCGGATCGAGGCCGGCGTCTTCGCCAAGCACGTGCTGGACACGGAAAGCAACGTCGCGCCCGAACGCCGCAGCGACCTGCGGGCGGTGGTGCGCGACGGCCGCACGGCCAAGAACCACTTGATGGAGGCCAACCTGCGCCTCGTGGTCAGCCTCGCCAAGCGCTACACCGGCCGCGGCATGCCGCTGCTGGACCTGATCCAGGAGGGCAACCTCGGGCTCATCCGCGCGGTGGAGAAGTTCGACTACACCAAGGGCTTCAAGTTCTCGACCTACGCGACCTGGTGGATCCGCCAGGCCATCACCCGCGGCATGGCCGACCAGTCCCGCACCATCCGGCTGCCCGTGCACCTGGTGGAACAGGTCAACAAGCTGGCCCGGATCAAGCGCGACCTGCACCAGAAGCTCGGCCGGGAGGCCACCGACGACGAACTGGCCGCCGAGAGCGGGCTGGCGACGGAGAAGGTCGTGGACCTGCTCGACCACTCCCGCGACCCGGTGAGCCTGGACATGCCGGTCGGGGCGGAGGAGGACGCGCCGCTCGGCGACTTCATCGAGGACGCCGAGTCCGCCGACGCGGAGAACGCGGTGATCTCCGGCTTCCTGCAGGACGACCTGCGCCGGGTGCTGTCGACCCTGGAGGAGCGGGAGACGGCGGTGATCCGGATGCGCTACGGCCTCGAGGACGGCCAGCCGCGCACGCTGGACCAGATCGGCAAGGCGTTCGGGCTCTCCCGCGAGCGGGTGCGCCAGATCGAGCGCGAGGTGATGTCCAAGCTGCGCCAGGGCGACCGGGCCGACCGGCTGCGCGCCTACGCCAGCTGA
- the dtd gene encoding D-aminoacyl-tRNA deacylase, with protein sequence MRAVVSRVTRASVTVDGAAVGKIEEPGLLVLLGVTHSDGSEQAARMARKLHEIRALRDEESCATTGAPLLVVSQFTLYGSTRKGRRPSWTEAARPEQAEPVVDEVVERLRERGARVATGVFGAEMAVDSVNDGPFTLLIDA encoded by the coding sequence ATGCGGGCAGTGGTCAGTCGCGTCACGCGGGCATCGGTGACCGTCGACGGCGCGGCGGTCGGCAAGATCGAAGAACCCGGGCTCCTGGTGCTTTTGGGTGTGACACATTCCGACGGCTCCGAACAGGCCGCCAGAATGGCCCGCAAACTGCACGAGATTCGGGCCTTGCGCGACGAGGAGTCCTGCGCCACCACCGGCGCCCCGCTGCTGGTGGTGAGCCAGTTCACGCTGTACGGCTCGACGCGCAAGGGCCGGCGCCCGTCGTGGACCGAGGCCGCCCGCCCTGAGCAGGCCGAACCGGTGGTCGACGAGGTCGTCGAGCGTCTCCGCGAACGCGGTGCGCGGGTGGCGACCGGGGTTTTCGGTGCGGAGATGGCGGTGGACAGCGTCAACGACGGACCATTCACGTTGTTGATCGACGCTTGA
- a CDS encoding class I SAM-dependent methyltransferase, which yields MPDLTNDRLDRLREAFLRIGYGTDGVVDLLGAQAHAALSRGEPEPALRATEGGGPLGTAIRMFLLGEAEQAGDVEQALHPLPLSEAIAGGLLAAEGDRVRAALDIRPHSAGEDSWWVVSDLDADTRPDGWATSADHVLGVGQASLSLVRATSRRQVGSVLDLGTGCGVQALHASTHAQRVTATDVSQRALALAAATFRLNRIDVELAAGEWFEPVRGQRFDQVVCNPPFVVGPARTDYVYRDSGLAGDDASALMVRQLPSFLNEGGTGQLLASWLHRKGEDWQDRVAGWLPPGGVDAWFVQRDVADPALYVGTWLRDAGFDPRSALGRRKAAEWLDWFAANDVEGVGFGFVTLRRAGSERGEVVCEDLRQAFDDPLGPESDAWLRRVDWLREHGSAEGLLSARLMTASSTVLEEFASRGDEGWERFLHRLHRTDGPGWQHEIDELGVRLLAGCHGAMPLRDLVELLAIGSGEDPEQLAEAAVPMFRELVRHGMVIPAEWADDE from the coding sequence ATCCCAGACTTGACGAACGATCGACTCGACCGCCTCCGCGAGGCGTTCCTGCGGATCGGCTACGGCACGGACGGCGTCGTCGACCTGCTCGGCGCGCAGGCGCATGCCGCGCTCAGCCGCGGCGAACCGGAGCCGGCGCTGCGCGCCACCGAAGGCGGCGGACCGCTGGGCACCGCGATCCGGATGTTCCTGCTCGGCGAGGCCGAGCAGGCCGGGGACGTCGAGCAGGCGCTGCACCCGCTGCCGCTCTCCGAGGCGATCGCGGGCGGCCTGCTGGCGGCCGAAGGCGACCGGGTGCGCGCCGCGCTGGACATCCGGCCGCACAGCGCTGGCGAGGACTCGTGGTGGGTGGTCTCGGACCTGGACGCCGACACCCGGCCGGACGGCTGGGCGACCAGCGCCGACCACGTGCTCGGCGTCGGACAAGCGTCGCTGAGCCTTGTCCGGGCCACCTCCCGCCGCCAGGTCGGCTCGGTGCTGGACCTGGGCACCGGCTGCGGTGTGCAGGCGCTGCACGCGAGCACGCACGCGCAGCGGGTCACCGCCACGGACGTGTCGCAGCGCGCGCTGGCACTGGCCGCGGCGACGTTCCGGCTCAACCGCATCGACGTGGAACTCGCCGCGGGCGAGTGGTTCGAGCCGGTGCGCGGGCAGCGGTTCGACCAGGTCGTCTGCAATCCGCCGTTCGTCGTCGGCCCGGCGCGCACCGACTACGTCTACCGCGACTCCGGGCTCGCAGGCGACGACGCGAGTGCGCTGATGGTGCGGCAGCTGCCGTCGTTCCTGAACGAAGGCGGTACCGGGCAGTTGCTCGCCTCCTGGCTGCACCGCAAGGGCGAGGACTGGCAGGACCGGGTCGCCGGCTGGCTGCCGCCCGGCGGCGTGGACGCCTGGTTCGTGCAGCGCGACGTCGCGGACCCGGCGCTCTACGTCGGGACCTGGTTGCGCGATGCGGGGTTCGATCCGCGTTCTGCCCTCGGGCGCCGCAAAGCCGCGGAATGGCTGGACTGGTTCGCGGCGAACGACGTCGAGGGCGTCGGGTTCGGTTTCGTCACGTTGCGCCGTGCCGGGTCCGAACGCGGCGAAGTCGTCTGCGAGGACCTGCGGCAGGCGTTCGACGATCCGCTGGGGCCGGAGAGCGATGCGTGGCTGCGCCGGGTCGACTGGCTGCGCGAACACGGCTCCGCGGAAGGATTGCTCTCGGCGCGGCTGATGACCGCGTCCTCCACCGTGCTGGAGGAGTTCGCCTCCCGCGGCGACGAGGGCTGGGAGCGGTTCCTGCACCGGCTGCACCGCACCGACGGTCCCGGCTGGCAGCACGAGATCGACGAGCTCGGCGTGCGGCTGCTCGCCGGTTGCCACGGCGCGATGCCGCTGCGGGATCTGGTCGAGCTGCTGGCGATCGGTTCGGGGGAAGATCCGGAACAACTCGCCGAAGCCGCGGTGCCGATGTTCCGCGAACTCGTCCGGCACGGAATGGTGATCCCGGCGGAATGGGCGGACGACGAGTAA
- a CDS encoding HhH-GPD-type base excision DNA repair protein has product MSRTLHLTQDAEADELLSRDPLALLLGMLLDQQIPMEKAFAGPKVLVERLGELDAHRIAAMDPEEFAQLCSTPPAIHRFPGSMAKRIQTLCRYLVDTFDGDVRGIWTGEDPDGTAVLKRLKALPGFGDQKARIFLALLGKQWGVQPAGWREAAGAYGDPEARRSIADVLDQQTLEEVRAWKKQQKAAAKK; this is encoded by the coding sequence ATGAGCCGGACGCTGCACCTGACCCAGGACGCCGAAGCCGACGAACTGCTCTCGCGCGACCCGCTGGCCCTGCTGCTGGGCATGCTGCTCGACCAGCAGATCCCGATGGAGAAGGCGTTCGCCGGCCCGAAGGTGCTCGTCGAGCGGCTCGGCGAACTGGACGCGCACCGCATCGCGGCGATGGACCCGGAGGAGTTCGCGCAGCTGTGCTCCACGCCGCCGGCGATCCACCGGTTCCCTGGCTCGATGGCCAAGCGGATCCAGACGTTGTGCCGGTACCTGGTCGACACCTTCGACGGCGACGTGCGCGGGATCTGGACCGGCGAGGACCCGGACGGGACCGCGGTGCTCAAGCGGCTCAAGGCGCTGCCCGGTTTCGGTGACCAGAAGGCGCGGATCTTCCTCGCGCTGCTCGGCAAGCAGTGGGGCGTGCAGCCCGCGGGCTGGCGGGAGGCCGCTGGTGCCTACGGCGATCCGGAGGCGCGGCGCTCCATCGCCGACGTGCTCGACCAGCAGACGCTGGAAGAGGTCCGGGCCTGGAAGAAGCAGCAGAAGGCCGCCGCGAAGAAGTGA
- a CDS encoding lysophospholipid acyltransferase family protein yields MFYTLTKRIVGSVARAVYRPRVHGLQHVPADGPVIFAINHLSVADSFIVPLVVPRPVSFLAKAEYFEGGGLKNRLTRNAFGALGAIPVQRGRGRAAKEALGTAQRVLSEGGAFGIHPEGTRSPDGRLYRGRTGVARLALSGRSPVVPVALSGTADLLPKGAKFPRPTRVTVRFGEALHFSRYDGMESALPILRSITDEIMYAISELSEQEYVDRYQSSAAA; encoded by the coding sequence ATGTTCTACACACTGACCAAGCGGATCGTCGGCTCGGTCGCCCGCGCGGTGTACCGGCCGCGGGTGCACGGCCTGCAGCACGTGCCCGCGGACGGACCGGTGATCTTCGCGATCAACCACCTGTCCGTGGCCGACAGCTTCATCGTGCCGCTGGTGGTGCCGCGGCCGGTGTCGTTCCTGGCCAAGGCCGAGTACTTCGAGGGCGGCGGGCTGAAGAACCGGCTCACCCGCAACGCGTTCGGCGCGCTCGGCGCGATCCCGGTGCAGCGCGGCCGCGGCCGGGCGGCGAAGGAAGCGCTGGGCACCGCTCAGCGGGTGCTGTCCGAAGGCGGTGCGTTCGGCATCCACCCCGAGGGCACGCGCTCCCCGGACGGGCGGTTGTACCGCGGCCGCACCGGTGTGGCGCGGCTGGCGTTGAGCGGGCGCTCGCCGGTCGTCCCGGTGGCGCTCAGCGGCACCGCCGACCTGCTGCCGAAGGGCGCCAAGTTCCCCCGGCCCACCCGCGTGACGGTTCGTTTCGGCGAGGCGCTGCACTTCTCCCGCTACGACGGCATGGAGAGTGCGCTGCCGATCCTGCGGTCGATCACCGACGAGATCATGTACGCGATCTCGGAGCTGTCCGAGCAGGAATACGTGGACCGCTACCAGTCGTCGGCCGCGGCCTGA
- a CDS encoding DUF3099 domain-containing protein, whose translation MSSSEHGDDTPVLITEAEPSYDDQQAARRRKYAIMMSLRIPCLVAAAACYQIWWLALIILAISIPLPWMAVLIANDRPPRKTEHVNRYQHESRALESREHRVIENP comes from the coding sequence GTGAGCAGTTCCGAGCATGGCGACGACACCCCGGTGCTGATCACCGAGGCGGAGCCGTCCTACGACGATCAGCAGGCGGCGCGGCGCCGCAAGTACGCCATCATGATGTCCTTGCGGATCCCCTGCCTGGTGGCGGCGGCCGCCTGCTACCAGATCTGGTGGCTGGCGCTGATCATCCTGGCGATCTCGATCCCGCTGCCGTGGATGGCGGTGCTGATCGCGAACGACCGGCCGCCGCGCAAGACCGAGCACGTCAACCGGTACCAGCACGAATCGCGCGCGCTGGAGTCCCGCGAGCATCGCGTGATCGAGAACCCCTGA
- a CDS encoding DUF3039 domain-containing protein — protein sequence MSTMTLPETDVRPDTTEQTEDDRPEVFHYVQKDKIAESAVMGTYVVALCGEVFPVTKSAKPGSPVCPDCKKVFEKLPPGGGDDE from the coding sequence ATGAGCACCATGACGCTTCCGGAAACCGACGTCCGGCCGGACACCACGGAACAGACCGAGGACGACCGGCCCGAGGTCTTCCACTACGTGCAGAAGGACAAGATCGCCGAGAGCGCGGTCATGGGCACGTACGTGGTGGCGCTGTGCGGCGAGGTCTTCCCGGTGACGAAGTCCGCGAAGCCGGGCTCGCCGGTGTGCCCCGACTGCAAGAAGGTCTTCGAGAAGTTGCCGCCCGGCGGTGGCGACGACGAATGA
- a CDS encoding YihY/virulence factor BrkB family protein, protein MGSTGPTGNSQRPGQHGREPEPSAARAGPAADPLDDQAPVIQSPEIGSVTTAATRADPVRWGPLRLVWRTVHKAWWDNIFSESAAAAFWQTLSLPPLLLGFLGSLGFVGDWFGPVVVDTVHSKILSFAHTVFSANVVDQIIGPTVEDILTKGRTEIMSVGFLLSLWAGSSALASLVDSITLAYDQYTVRHSVWQRIFALLLYLVGLLLAVVGLPVIALGPDWLPTVFPPQWQDDIAWLIRVFYYPATGVLLVLALAALYKVALPRKLPWHRGLPGALLAMVVFLCSSVGLRLYITWVTSTGYTYGALATPIAFLLFAFFIGLAIIIGAQFNNAIQELWPAKMTRKERRRWRRLEMRRAEQRLRTEEGYRAWREGDREDSGAKPPTGFGGTAVPARFGQEPRARRDRG, encoded by the coding sequence ATGGGTTCCACAGGTCCGACCGGTAACAGCCAACGGCCCGGCCAGCACGGCCGCGAGCCGGAGCCGTCAGCTGCGCGTGCCGGACCGGCCGCCGACCCGCTCGACGATCAGGCTCCCGTGATCCAGTCCCCGGAGATCGGCTCGGTCACCACCGCGGCGACCCGCGCGGACCCGGTCCGCTGGGGGCCGTTGCGGCTGGTGTGGCGCACGGTGCACAAGGCGTGGTGGGACAACATCTTCTCGGAGTCCGCGGCCGCCGCCTTCTGGCAGACGCTGTCGCTGCCGCCGCTGCTGCTGGGGTTCCTCGGCAGCCTGGGCTTCGTCGGCGACTGGTTCGGTCCCGTGGTGGTCGACACGGTGCACAGCAAGATCCTGTCGTTCGCGCACACCGTGTTCAGCGCCAACGTCGTGGACCAGATCATCGGGCCGACGGTGGAGGACATCCTGACCAAGGGACGCACCGAGATCATGTCGGTGGGCTTCCTGCTGTCGTTGTGGGCGGGCTCGTCCGCGCTGGCCTCGCTGGTCGACTCGATCACCCTCGCCTACGACCAGTACACCGTGCGGCACAGCGTCTGGCAGCGGATCTTCGCGCTGCTGCTGTACCTGGTGGGCCTGCTGCTCGCCGTGGTCGGGCTGCCGGTCATAGCACTCGGCCCGGACTGGCTGCCCACGGTCTTCCCGCCGCAATGGCAGGACGACATCGCCTGGCTGATCCGGGTGTTCTACTACCCGGCCACCGGAGTGCTGCTGGTGCTGGCGCTGGCCGCGCTCTACAAGGTGGCGCTGCCGCGGAAGCTGCCGTGGCACCGCGGGCTGCCTGGGGCGCTGCTGGCCATGGTGGTCTTCCTGTGCTCCAGCGTCGGCCTGCGGCTCTACATCACCTGGGTCACCAGCACCGGCTACACCTACGGGGCGCTGGCCACACCGATCGCGTTCCTGCTGTTCGCGTTCTTCATCGGGCTGGCGATCATCATCGGTGCGCAGTTCAACAACGCGATACAGGAGCTGTGGCCCGCGAAGATGACGCGCAAGGAGCGGCGGCGCTGGCGGCGGCTGGAGATGCGGCGCGCGGAGCAGCGGCTACGCACCGAGGAGGGCTACCGGGCCTGGCGGGAAGGCGATCGGGAGGACTCGGGAGCGAAGCCGCCGACCGGCTTCGGGGGCACGGCCGTGCCCGCGCGCTTCGGGCAAGAACCTCGGGCGCGCCGGGACCGCGGCTGA
- a CDS encoding DEAD/DEAH box helicase, translating to MSESQLDHPVRSVLSDPADTAGRPLRAWQRRALTRYLAKKPRDFMAVATPGAGKTTFGLRVAAELLGDRTVEAVTVITPTEHLKHQWALAANAAGIPLDPDFRNGDGMTSSDYVGVAVTYAQIAAHPTLHRVRTERRKTLVILDEIHHAGDAKSWGDAVREACTPATRRLGLTGTPFRSDDTPIPFVNYEPDADGSMRSAADSSYGYSEALQDGVVRPVIFLAYSGETRWRTNAGDEFSARLGEPLTAEQTARAWRTALDPAGEWIPSVLRAADTRLNQLRQNGMPDAGGLIIASDQASAKAYAKTLQRMTGEEPVVVLSDDPKASGRIAEFADSDDRWMIAVRMVSEGVDVPRLAVGVYATSASTPLFFAQAVGRFVRARREGETASIFLPSVPVLLGLASELEAERDHVLGKPHREKEGWDEELLAEANRTKDEPGEEEKAFTSLGADAELDQVIYDGSSFGTAAFGTTEDEQDYLGLPGLLEPDQVRALLRQRQEQQLHEVGKREAEDKAQKAAERAEEAKQPSRPQSVQERLQGLRKELNTLVSLHHHRTRKPHGKIHNELRRVCGGPPTAMATVEQLEERIATLRSW from the coding sequence TTGTCCGAGTCGCAACTCGACCATCCCGTCCGATCCGTTCTCAGCGACCCCGCCGACACCGCCGGACGCCCGCTGCGGGCGTGGCAGCGGCGGGCGTTGACCCGGTACCTCGCGAAGAAGCCGCGGGACTTCATGGCGGTCGCCACGCCGGGTGCAGGCAAGACGACCTTCGGGTTGCGAGTGGCCGCGGAACTGCTGGGGGACCGGACCGTCGAGGCGGTCACGGTGATCACTCCCACCGAGCACCTCAAGCACCAGTGGGCGCTGGCCGCCAACGCCGCGGGCATCCCGCTGGACCCGGACTTCCGCAACGGCGACGGCATGACTTCCAGCGACTACGTCGGAGTGGCCGTCACCTACGCGCAGATCGCCGCACATCCGACGCTGCACCGGGTGCGCACCGAGCGCCGCAAGACCCTGGTGATCCTCGACGAGATCCACCACGCCGGTGACGCGAAGTCCTGGGGCGATGCGGTGCGCGAGGCGTGCACTCCGGCGACTCGGCGCCTCGGGTTGACCGGTACGCCGTTCCGCAGTGACGACACGCCGATCCCGTTCGTGAACTACGAACCGGACGCGGACGGTTCGATGCGCAGCGCCGCCGACAGCTCCTACGGCTATTCCGAGGCGTTGCAGGACGGCGTGGTCCGCCCGGTGATCTTCCTGGCTTATTCGGGCGAAACGCGCTGGCGCACCAACGCGGGCGACGAGTTCTCCGCCCGCCTCGGGGAGCCGCTGACCGCCGAGCAGACCGCGCGGGCCTGGCGCACCGCGCTGGACCCGGCGGGGGAGTGGATCCCGTCGGTGCTGCGGGCCGCCGACACCCGGCTCAACCAGCTCCGGCAGAACGGGATGCCGGACGCGGGCGGGCTGATCATCGCCTCCGACCAGGCCAGTGCCAAGGCGTACGCGAAAACGCTGCAACGGATGACCGGTGAGGAACCGGTCGTGGTGCTGTCCGACGATCCGAAGGCGTCCGGCCGGATCGCCGAATTCGCCGACTCCGACGACCGCTGGATGATCGCGGTGCGGATGGTCAGCGAAGGCGTCGACGTCCCCCGGCTGGCGGTCGGCGTCTACGCCACCAGCGCCTCCACCCCGCTGTTCTTCGCGCAGGCCGTGGGCCGGTTCGTGCGCGCCCGCCGGGAGGGCGAGACCGCGAGCATCTTCCTTCCCAGCGTGCCGGTGCTGCTGGGCCTGGCCAGCGAGCTCGAAGCCGAGCGCGATCACGTGCTGGGCAAGCCGCACCGGGAGAAGGAGGGATGGGACGAGGAACTGCTCGCCGAGGCCAACCGCACCAAGGACGAACCCGGCGAGGAGGAGAAGGCGTTCACCTCGCTGGGCGCCGATGCCGAGCTGGACCAGGTGATCTACGACGGTTCCTCGTTCGGCACCGCCGCGTTCGGCACCACCGAGGACGAGCAGGACTACCTGGGCCTGCCCGGGCTGCTCGAGCCGGACCAGGTGCGCGCGCTGCTGCGGCAGCGCCAGGAGCAGCAGCTGCACGAGGTCGGCAAGCGTGAAGCCGAGGACAAGGCGCAGAAGGCCGCGGAGCGCGCGGAGGAGGCCAAGCAGCCCAGCCGTCCGCAGAGCGTGCAGGAGCGGTTGCAGGGTCTGCGCAAGGAGCTCAACACGCTCGTCTCGTTGCACCACCACCGGACCCGCAAACCGCACGGCAAGATCCACAACGAGCTGCGCCGCGTGTGCGGCGGTCCGCCCACGGCGATGGCGACCGTGGAGCAGCTGGAGGAGCGCATCGCGACGCTGCGGTCGTGGTGA
- a CDS encoding cysteine desulfurase-like protein yields MVLDVEQVRGQYPALADGRAWLDAAAGTQVPQQVIDAMSEVMAAGVSNVGGAFESSRRAARVVAEARSAVADLTGAPDPECVVFGPSSTALTYRFAAVLADAWQPGDEVVVTRLDHDANVRPWVQHAQRAGATVRFADFDPATGELPAERVAELIGERTRLVAVTAASNLLGTVPDVAAIARRAREVGAVSFVDGVQHCPHAAVRVGELGADFYTTSAYKWSGPHVGAVVASDPWALETLHPDKLVPAPDAVPARFELGTASFEALAGVTAAVEHLAGLDPAATGERRERLAAARKAVLAHEENLAAALFAGVAQLPHVTRIGAPQGQCTPLALFSVDGHTPEAVATHLGERGVNVSHGHSYAWEALPQLGLGPEGAVRASLCHYTSESDVQRLLDALAELG; encoded by the coding sequence ATGGTTTTAGACGTGGAGCAGGTGCGGGGGCAGTACCCGGCGCTGGCCGACGGCCGGGCCTGGCTGGACGCCGCAGCCGGTACGCAGGTTCCGCAGCAGGTGATCGACGCGATGTCCGAAGTGATGGCGGCGGGCGTGTCGAACGTGGGAGGAGCGTTCGAATCCAGCCGTCGCGCGGCGCGGGTCGTGGCCGAAGCGCGTTCGGCGGTGGCCGACCTCACCGGCGCGCCCGACCCGGAGTGCGTCGTGTTCGGTCCGAGCTCGACCGCGCTCACCTACCGGTTCGCCGCGGTGCTGGCGGACGCCTGGCAGCCCGGTGACGAGGTCGTGGTGACCCGGTTGGACCACGACGCGAACGTGCGGCCGTGGGTGCAGCACGCCCAGCGGGCGGGAGCGACGGTGCGGTTCGCCGACTTCGACCCGGCGACCGGTGAGCTGCCCGCCGAGCGGGTCGCCGAACTCATCGGGGAGCGCACCCGGCTGGTCGCGGTCACCGCGGCATCGAATCTGCTGGGAACCGTGCCCGATGTCGCCGCGATCGCGCGGCGGGCGCGGGAGGTCGGCGCGGTCAGCTTCGTCGACGGTGTGCAGCACTGCCCGCACGCCGCCGTCCGGGTCGGCGAGCTCGGCGCCGACTTCTACACGACCAGCGCCTACAAGTGGTCCGGTCCGCACGTCGGGGCGGTCGTGGCGTCGGATCCGTGGGCGCTGGAGACGCTGCACCCCGACAAGCTCGTGCCCGCGCCGGACGCCGTCCCCGCGCGGTTCGAGCTGGGCACCGCATCGTTCGAGGCCCTGGCCGGGGTCACCGCGGCAGTCGAGCACTTGGCCGGGCTCGACCCCGCGGCGACGGGGGAGCGCCGGGAACGGCTCGCGGCCGCCCGCAAGGCGGTCCTGGCCCATGAGGAGAACCTCGCCGCCGCGCTGTTCGCAGGGGTGGCGCAGCTGCCGCACGTCACCCGCATCGGAGCGCCGCAGGGGCAGTGCACGCCGCTGGCCCTGTTCAGCGTCGACGGCCACACGCCGGAGGCCGTGGCCACGCACCTGGGCGAGCGCGGCGTGAACGTCTCGCACGGGCATTCCTACGCATGGGAAGCCCTGCCGCAGCTCGGGCTCGGACCGGAAGGTGCGGTGCGGGCCAGTCTGTGCCACTACACCTCGGAAAGCGACGTGCAGCGCCTGCTCGACGCCCTGGCCGAACTGGGCTGA
- a CDS encoding pentapeptide repeat-containing protein yields the protein MSRTEGTRADGVLSTRTILWWAGGLGLLAITSLTVLWFVLRGSVQQAAVQVNIIRTAFSIVVGGGGAAGLLLTARRQRATELDLVQRDHDATETRVTELYGKAADQLGSDQAPVRLAGVFALERLGQNHAEHRQTIVDLLCAYLRMPFDQTGADPVQEQEVRETAQGVLTSHLRDEDDEALFWTGIRLNLAGATLSTFTFTRCRVQTATFAGARFVGPAVFRGCTFERQGDFRSVRFTGLADFRRVSFDGEGANFRGATFEAEVDFGTHTSAALTGATTRAVHNGTRRKWPADWAEEPDPERPDWARLVHSG from the coding sequence GTGAGTCGAACTGAGGGCACGCGAGCGGACGGTGTGCTGTCCACCCGGACCATTCTCTGGTGGGCGGGCGGTCTGGGGCTGCTGGCGATCACGTCGCTGACCGTGCTGTGGTTCGTGCTGCGCGGCTCGGTCCAGCAAGCGGCGGTGCAGGTCAACATCATCCGCACCGCGTTCAGCATCGTCGTGGGCGGTGGCGGTGCGGCCGGGTTGCTGCTGACCGCGCGGCGGCAGCGCGCCACCGAGCTCGATCTGGTGCAGCGCGACCACGACGCCACCGAGACGCGGGTGACGGAGCTTTACGGCAAGGCCGCCGACCAGCTCGGCAGTGACCAGGCTCCCGTGCGGTTGGCGGGCGTGTTCGCGCTGGAGCGGCTCGGGCAGAACCACGCGGAGCACCGCCAGACGATCGTCGACCTGCTCTGCGCCTACCTGCGGATGCCCTTCGACCAGACCGGGGCGGATCCGGTGCAGGAGCAGGAGGTCCGCGAGACCGCGCAGGGCGTGCTGACTTCGCACCTGCGCGACGAGGACGACGAGGCGCTGTTCTGGACCGGCATCCGGCTGAACCTGGCGGGCGCGACGTTGAGCACCTTCACGTTCACCCGTTGCCGCGTGCAGACGGCCACCTTCGCCGGAGCCCGGTTCGTGGGGCCCGCCGTCTTCCGCGGCTGCACCTTCGAGCGGCAGGGCGATTTCCGGTCCGTGCGCTTCACCGGCCTCGCCGATTTCCGCCGGGTCTCGTTCGACGGGGAGGGGGCGAACTTCCGCGGAGCGACGTTCGAGGCCGAGGTCGACTTCGGCACGCACACCTCGGCCGCGCTCACCGGTGCGACCACGCGGGCGGTGCACAACGGCACGCGGCGCAAGTGGCCCGCGGACTGGGCCGAGGAGCCGGACCCGGAGCGGCCGGACTGGGCCCGGCTCGTACATTCGGGTTAG